From the Anopheles merus strain MAF unplaced genomic scaffold, AmerM5.1 LNR4000007, whole genome shotgun sequence genome, one window contains:
- the LOC121600811 gene encoding uncharacterized protein LOC121600811 produces the protein MLRLQKCLKGPALEAVRNRLMLPDVVPQVIEKLRYKYGRPVHLIKTFIEKVRKIPAPQTDKLDSLVEYGEAVQCMVDHMVAAGERAHITNPLLLQEVVVKLPTDQQLRWSHHIRGMTSVDLSTFSDYMEDLAEDAARLTTIDSPSVRGTSKGRPTKGYVHALVDPDGATTSSAAERQCVSLTAYGPGVMINTFAFLDEGSSMTLMDEDLAKQLGVKGERRPLCIKWTGDTTRVEPATMMIDLQIGPVTSTKRFNLKAVRTVTSLSLPQQTFMMDDERWDHLKQLPLPEYHDARPQLLIGLDNLRLAVPLKTREGLAGEPVAVKTRLGWCVYGKTAGSQIGRVLHMCECGASDENSTIQGALRKFMSWSNSGLSPVTCLIQMNEGHRQSWKQRRLECLERRMERDPKLKTVVHHHIADMMGKGYIHKATSAELSESNSKRIWYLPLGVVTNSKKPGKVPIIWDAAAKVQGTSLNDMLLKGPDELISLPGVLFRFRMYGIAVCADVKEMFLQIRMRDEDKHAQRFLWREDPADDIATYFVDVVTFGSACSPATAQYVKNRNAREHVEKYPRAVHGILTSTYVDDYLDSFGTLEEASRVSREVRGIFSNGGFVLRNWVSNNPVVLDRLGGESSSLGMKSLTSTADDGEHVLGLRWNPSSDQLSFYTQTCVGMAEIFETERTPTKREVLKCVMSLFDPLGLSAHFTIHGRILIQDLWRAGTGWDEAISPGQMRDWRRWVDVFPLIAQLRIPRCYFPEAREKVYENTELHLFVDASQLAYACVLYLRVVDTEGEPHCTMLCGTAKVAPLKPLTIPKMELQACLLGARLLKSTEQHHPIPIKKRVLWTDSTVALSWIHADPRNYRPFVANRVAEIQENTNVNEWRWVPTKDNPADKATKWKGRENFNWDGIWFQGPSFLLQDEESWPTRRFVSTTPEEEIRRVNLHREKLNPGLLPLKADRFSRLERMIRTLAWIVRANICI, from the exons ATGCTGCGCCTGCAAAAGTGCCTGAAAGGACCTGCCCTCGAAGCTGTTCGGAATCGATTGATGTTACCGGACGTAGTTCCGCAGGTTATCGAGAAGCTACGTTACAAATATGGGCGGCCGGTGCacttaattaaaacattcatcGAGAAGGTGCGGAAGATTCCGGCACCCCAAACTGACAAGCTGGACAGCTTAGTCGAGTATGGGGAAGCAGTGCAGTGTATGGTGGACCATATGGTTGCGGCTGGTGAACGTGCGCATATCACCAACCCGCTCTTGCTGCAAGAGGTGGTCGTCAAGTTACCAACGGATCAACAGTTACGTTGGTCGCATCACATCCGCGGAATGACATCAGTGGATCTGTCCACATTCAGCGACTACATGGAGGATTTGGCCGAAGACGCTGCGAGGCTGACGACGATTGACTCTCCTTCAGTGCGCGGGACCAGCAAGGGAAGGCCTACGAAGGGCTACGTCCACGCGCTCGTGGATCCAGATGGAGCGACAACGTCCAGCGCGGCTGAAAGGCAGTGTGTATCCT TAACAGCGTATGGACCCGGTGTGATGATAAATACCTTCGCGTTCCTGGACGAAGGCTCGTCAATGACGCTGATGGACGAAGACCTGGCAAAACAGTTAGGGGTGAAGGGAGAAAGACGACCTCTATGTATCAAGTGGACAGGTGATACGACAAGGGTCGAGCCGGCGACGATGATGATCGATTTGCAGATTGGACCTGTGACGTCGACAAAAAGGTTCAATCTGAAAGCTGTGCGGACTGTCACCAGCCTTAGCCTCCCACAGCAAACTTTCATGATGGATGACGAGAGATGGGACCATCTTAAGCAGCTGCCATTGCCAGAGTACCATGATGCTCGGCCACAGTTGTTGATCGGGTTGGACAACCTTCGATTGGCGGTGCCGCTGAAGACGCGTGAAGGCCTTGCAGGGGAACCGGTTGCCGTGAAGACTCGGCTTGGATGGTGCGTGTATGGGAAGACTGCTGGAAGCCAAATCGGAAGGGTGCTACATATGTGCGAGTGTGGAGCATCAGACGAAAACTCCACCATCCAGGGGGCCTTACGCAAGTTTATGAGTTGGAGCAACTCGGGACTGTCTCCAGTGACGTGCCTGATCCAGATGAACGAAGGGCACAGACAATCCTGGAAACAACGACG GCTGGAATGCCTGGAAAGAAGGATGGAACGTGACCCTAAGCTGAAAACCGTGGTTCACCATCACATAGCCGATATGATGGGAAAGGGTTACATCCACAAGGCGACGTCTGCTGAACTTTCCGAGAGTAATTCGAAGCGAATTTGGTACCTGCCGTTGGGAGTGGTTACCAATTCGAAGAAGCCAGGGAAGGTGCCCATCATCTGGGACGCCGCTGCTAAGGTACAAGGTACGTCCCTAAATGACATGTTGCTGAAGGGGCCGGACGAGTTAATTTCTTTACCAGGGGTGCTGTTCCGGTTTCGAATGTACGGGATAGCGGTGTGCGCGGACGTCAAAGAAATGTTCCTGCAAATACGCATGCGCGACGAAGACAAGCATGCGCAGCGGTTCCTGTGGCGGGAAGATCCTGCTGACGATATCGCAACGTATTTCGTGGACGTCGTTACCTTTGGGTCAGCCTGCTCCCCAGCCACCGCACAATACGTGAAAAACCGGAACGCCAGGGAACATGTCGAGAAATATCCTCGTGCCGTACATGGCATCTTGACCAGCACGTATGTCGACGACTATTTGGATAGCTTCGGAACACTCGAAGAAGCCAGTCGAGTATCGAGAGAAGTCAGGGGAATCTTCTCGAACGGCGGGTTCGTACTCCGGAACTGGGTTTCCAACAATCCGGTTGTTTTGGATCGACTGGGCGGCGAAAGCTCCAGTCTCGGTATGAAGAGTTTGACGTCTACGGCGGATGATGGAGAACATGTGCTCGGGTTACGGTGGAACCCGAGTTCGGACCAATTGTCCTTTTACACGCAGACGTGTGTTGGAATGGCGGAGATATTTGAGACGGAGCGCACCCCCACCAAGCGAGAAGTGCTCAAATGCGTGATGTCACTTTTTGATCCGCTCGGACTGTCTGCACATTTCACCATCCATGGAAGGATCTTGATTCAAGACCTTTGGCGAGCTGGTACCGGTTGGGATGAGGCCATCAGTCCCGGTCAAATGCGAGATTGGCGTAGATGGGTGGATGTTTTTCCTCTGATAGCCCAGCTTAGGATTCCGAGGTGCTACTTCCCGGAGGCACGAGAGAAAGTGTACGAGAATACAGAGTTACACTTGTTTGTGGATGCCAGCCAGCTAGCGTACGCATGTGTGCTGTATTTACGGGTCGTCGATACTGAAGGAGAACCGCATTGTACCATGCTATGCGGAACGGCAAAGGTTGCCCCTCTGAAGCCCTTGACGATACCAAAGATGGAGTTACAAGCCTGCTTGTTAGGTGCACGGCTTCTGAAGTCCACGGAACAGCATCACCCGATTCCTATTAAAAAACGGGTGCTCTGGACGGACAGCACGGTGGCGCTATCATGGATACATGCCGACCCTAGGAATTACAGGCCATTTGTCGCGAATAGAGTGGCAGAGATTCAGGAGAACACCAACGTGAATGAGTGGCGATGGGTGCCCACTAAGGACAATCCAGCAGACAAAGCTACCAAATGGAAAGGGCGTGAGAACTTCAACTGGGATGGCATTTGGTTCCAGGGTCCCTCATTTCTGCTGCAGGATGAAGAGTCTTGGCCGACGAGAAGATTCGTTTCAACTACTCCTGAGGAAGAGATACGGCGGGTCAACCTTCACCGCGAGAAGTTGAATCCTGGACTTCTTCCTCTAAAAGCTGATCGCTTCAGCCGCCTGGAAAGGATGATCAGGACGTTGGCGTGGATTGTCAG AGCCAACATCTGCATATAA
- the LOC121600820 gene encoding uncharacterized protein LOC121600820, producing MNRPDALTVLNSAIIKVLAQCHAAPRDPVLNATKWDIHIESAETSSPLRLLRCTIWVPMDLMKKLLTKYCLAKLKRRPKRIISDRGTCFTSNQFENFLKSNEVQHVLNATGSPQANGQVERVNRVLRPILSKLSDSYDHDDWNLHLLDAEYALNNSEHASTKFSPSVLLFGIEQRGHLIDELTEFLDERRGSTRNNLSDIRAEASANIIKSQLTNEAYFRKNHKPAAKYEVGDYVVMRNIDSSTQQNKKLIPKYKGPYIVHKVLPNDRYVIRDIEGCPITQMPYDGVLESYKLKKWSEP from the exons ATGAACCGGCCAGATGCTTTAACTGTTCTCAATTCGGCCATTATCAAAGTGCTTGCCCAATGCCACGCCGCCCCAAGGGATCCTGTTTTAAATGCCACCAAATGGGACATACACATCGAGAGTGCCGAAACTTCCAGCCCGTTACGACTGCTGCGGTGCACCATCTGGGTTCCCATGGATTTGATGAAGAAACTGCTGACCAAATACTGCTTAGCGAAATTGAAACG CCGACCCAAACGGATAATTAGTGACCGAGGTACCTGCTTCACGTCCAACCAGTTCGAAAATTTCCTTAAATCAAATGAGGTACAGCATGTACTCAACGCTACTGGTTCACCACAAGCAAACGGACAAGTCGAAAGGGTTAACCGCGTACTTCGACCCATCCTCAGCAAACTTTCGGACTCTTATGATCATGATGATTGGAATTTGCATTTACTGGATGCTGAATATGCGTTGAATAATTCAGAGCACGCCAGTACGAAGTTTTCACCCTCAGTTCTCCTGTTTGGTATTGAACAACGGGGTCATTTAATTGATGAACTAACGGAGTTTTTAGACGAGCGTCGTGGAAGTACACGAAATAATTTAAGCGACATTCGGGCTGAAGCATCGGCAAATATAATTAAATCTCAGCTTACCAATGAGGCATATTTTCGTAAAAATCATAAACCAGCAGCTAAATATGAAGTTGGAGATTATGTAGTAATGCGGAACATTGATAGCAGCACTCAGCAGAATAAGAAGTTGATTCCTAAATATAAAGGTCCGTACATAGTCCATAAAGTATTGCCTAACGATCGCTATGTCATTAGGGACATTGAGGGCTGTCCAATAACTCAGATGCCATATGATGGCGTATTAGAATCCTACAAGTTGAAGAAATGGAGTGAGCCGTAA